In a genomic window of Bombina bombina isolate aBomBom1 chromosome 8, aBomBom1.pri, whole genome shotgun sequence:
- the PPCS gene encoding phosphopantothenate--cysteine ligase isoform X1, with the protein MAEPFCAERIQHEFAPQVEVSEAARAMEQFARIHDSQGRRVVLITSGGTKVPLESRTVRFLDNFSSGRRGSASAEYFLQAGYAVIFLYRHRSMYPYSRRYTAVNWLDALQVVPGESQPRVEVEQSQLPGIVQVLQDYRRLQSSGLLLPVEFSTLSDYLHLLLAAAQALSPLGANAMFYLAAAVSDFYIPASEMPEHKIQSSSGPLQITMKMVPKMLSPLVKDWAPKAFVISFKLETDPSILIERARKALATYSHQVVVANVLDSRRSYVVVVTNTAETKLDVTEEEEKTGVEIEDKIIKDLTARHTSFIHGQN; encoded by the exons ATGGCTGAACCCTTCTGCGCCGAGCGTATCCAACATGAGTTCGCCCCGCAGGTTGAGGTGTCAGAGGCTGCACGGGCTATGGAACAGTTCGCCCGCATTCACGACTCGCAAGGTCGGCGGGTGGTGCTGATCACTTCAGGGGGCACGAAGGTGCCTCTGGAGTCGCGCACCGTGCGCTTTTTGGATAACTTCAGTAGCGGGCGACGGGGATCGGCCTCAGCGGAGTATTTTCTCCAGGCCGGTTATGCCGTGATCTTCCTGTACCGGCATCGATCTATGTACCCATACAGCCGCCGCTACACTGCAGTTAACTGGCTGGACGCTCTGCAGGTGGTACCCGGGGAATCTCAGCCCAGAGTTGAGGTCGAACAAAGTCAGCTCCCCGGGATAGTGCAGGTGTTACAGGACTACCGGCGCTTGCAGAGCTCTGGCTTGCTGCTCCCGGTGGAGTTCAGCACTTTGTCCGACTACCTGCACCTTCTGCTGGCTGCTGCCCAGGCTCTCAGCCCTTTAG GAGCAAATGCAATGTTTTATTTGGCAGCTGCAGTTTCAGATTTCTACATCCCGGCTTCAGAGATGCCAGAGCATAAAATACAATCCTCCAGTGGCCCATTGCAG ATAACAATGAAGATGGTACCAAAGATGCTCTCACCATTGGTAAAAGACTGGGCACCCAAAGCATTTGTTATTTCCTTTAAATTAGAGACAGACCCGTCCATCTTAATAGAAAGAGCTCGGAAAGCACTAGCAACATACAGTCATCAGGTTGTGGTTGCAAATGTCCTGGATTCACGGAGATCGTACGTTGTAGTTGTCACTAACACAGCTGAGACAAAACTTGACGTGACagaggaagaagaaaaaacagGTGTAGAAATAGAAGACAAGATTATAAAGGACCTAACTGCTCGTCACACAAGCTTTATACATGGGCAGAATTAA
- the PPCS gene encoding phosphopantothenate--cysteine ligase isoform X2 — protein MFYLAAAVSDFYIPASEMPEHKIQSSSGPLQITMKMVPKMLSPLVKDWAPKAFVISFKLETDPSILIERARKALATYSHQVVVANVLDSRRSYVVVVTNTAETKLDVTEEEEKTGVEIEDKIIKDLTARHTSFIHGQN, from the exons ATGTTTTATTTGGCAGCTGCAGTTTCAGATTTCTACATCCCGGCTTCAGAGATGCCAGAGCATAAAATACAATCCTCCAGTGGCCCATTGCAG ATAACAATGAAGATGGTACCAAAGATGCTCTCACCATTGGTAAAAGACTGGGCACCCAAAGCATTTGTTATTTCCTTTAAATTAGAGACAGACCCGTCCATCTTAATAGAAAGAGCTCGGAAAGCACTAGCAACATACAGTCATCAGGTTGTGGTTGCAAATGTCCTGGATTCACGGAGATCGTACGTTGTAGTTGTCACTAACACAGCTGAGACAAAACTTGACGTGACagaggaagaagaaaaaacagGTGTAGAAATAGAAGACAAGATTATAAAGGACCTAACTGCTCGTCACACAAGCTTTATACATGGGCAGAATTAA